A genomic stretch from Cloacibacterium caeni includes:
- a CDS encoding bactofilin family protein, which translates to MFNLTKKENNTTHKLLQEAVTSIVGEDVNINGDLISNTSIRIDGKVMGNVTAQKLIIVGEKAEIKGDLSSKNIIVFGKLMGNVTAAEVQIKKTGTIHGDISVQAIEIEMGGKYNGSLMMNAEQRELNERQKAKETKSNVLID; encoded by the coding sequence ATGTTTAACCTTACTAAAAAAGAAAACAATACTACTCATAAACTTTTACAAGAAGCCGTTACTTCTATTGTAGGAGAAGATGTAAATATTAATGGAGACTTAATTTCTAATACCAGTATTAGAATAGATGGTAAAGTAATGGGGAATGTTACCGCGCAGAAATTAATTATTGTAGGAGAAAAGGCAGAAATTAAAGGAGATTTAAGCAGTAAGAATATTATTGTTTTCGGGAAATTAATGGGAAACGTTACCGCAGCGGAAGTTCAAATCAAAAAAACAGGAACCATTCATGGGGATATTTCTGTACAAGCCATAGAAATAGAAATGGGAGGTAAGTATAATGGAAGCCTTATGATGAATGCAGAACAAAGAGAACTCAACGAGAGACAAAAAGCAAAAGAAACAAAAAGCAATGTATTAATAGATTAA
- a CDS encoding M23 family metallopeptidase, giving the protein MLNHKTSVHFVNTEGDGNKILVVPTFILLYWKKFIFTIGGVLTLLLVIVGIFIYQKTSDHYQEELNRANSIKKQIDIQKLKESFKSIDESMHRVNQFMMQRGLQTFKMKNVGGEEGFEIEDVNEVSAFYAKYIEDLEKAIVNVPMGKPHDGEITSHFGTRENPFSGFGAETHSGIDFRGKTGEAIKSTAKGRIIKAGVNGGYGNCVMIEHGYQLQTLYGHLSKINVKVGDEVNVGDVIGELGNTGRSTGPHLHYEVHFKGQRINPEQYLNFK; this is encoded by the coding sequence ATGTTAAATCATAAAACATCTGTACATTTCGTAAATACAGAGGGTGATGGCAACAAAATTTTAGTGGTTCCTACATTTATATTATTGTACTGGAAAAAGTTTATTTTTACAATTGGAGGTGTCTTGACCTTACTTTTGGTGATTGTAGGCATTTTTATTTACCAAAAAACCAGTGACCATTATCAAGAGGAACTCAATCGTGCTAATTCTATTAAAAAACAAATCGATATTCAGAAACTCAAAGAGTCTTTTAAATCTATTGACGAAAGCATGCATCGTGTAAATCAATTTATGATGCAACGAGGTTTGCAGACTTTTAAAATGAAAAATGTAGGAGGAGAAGAAGGTTTCGAAATAGAAGATGTGAATGAAGTGAGTGCTTTTTATGCCAAATATATAGAAGATTTAGAAAAAGCAATTGTAAATGTTCCTATGGGAAAACCTCATGATGGCGAAATTACGTCTCATTTTGGCACGAGAGAAAATCCGTTTTCAGGATTCGGAGCAGAAACGCATTCGGGAATTGATTTTAGAGGAAAAACGGGTGAGGCTATAAAATCTACTGCGAAAGGAAGAATTATTAAAGCTGGTGTAAACGGAGGTTATGGAAATTGTGTAATGATAGAACATGGATATCAGTTGCAAACTTTATACGGACATCTTTCTAAAATAAATGTGAAAGTAGGAGACGAAGTAAATGTGGGAGATGTAATAGGAGAGTTAGGAAATACAGGTAGAAGTACAGGTCCGCATCTTCACTACGAAGTACATTTCAAAGGACAAAGAATTAATCCAGAACAATATCTTAATTTTAAATAA
- a CDS encoding Dps family protein, whose protein sequence is MKNSNIIGLKETDCKKIAEKLNVLLANYSIFYQNTRGAHWNIKGNDFFTLHLKFEELYDGLILKIDEIAERILTLGYHPHHNFSDYQKLSTIQESKEVSDGNKCILNILESFKTIIDIQRDLLEITDKARDEGTNAQMSGYITEQEKLVWMYNAYLSK, encoded by the coding sequence ATGAAAAATTCAAATATTATTGGCCTTAAAGAAACCGATTGTAAAAAAATTGCAGAAAAACTAAATGTTTTACTGGCAAACTACTCTATATTTTATCAAAACACCAGAGGTGCTCATTGGAACATAAAAGGAAATGACTTTTTTACATTACACCTTAAATTTGAAGAATTGTATGACGGATTAATCCTTAAAATAGACGAAATCGCAGAAAGAATTCTTACTTTAGGTTATCACCCTCATCATAATTTTTCTGACTATCAGAAACTTTCAACCATACAAGAAAGCAAAGAAGTTTCTGATGGTAATAAATGCATTCTAAATATTTTAGAATCTTTTAAAACAATTATTGATATCCAAAGAGATCTTTTAGAAATCACAGATAAAGCAAGAGACGAAGGAACCAATGCACAAATGAGCGGCTACATTACAGAACAAGAAAAATTAGTATGGATGTATAATGCTTACTTAAGTAAATAA
- a CDS encoding leucine-rich repeat domain-containing protein has product MKKFLLLLVFLIFNIHSAQYSVSTSERNALISIYNQTNGDNWSQKWDLTKDPYYWYGVKIENGAVTELRLNGNLLEGNFPNSVLSLTNLKKLDVSSNKLTGNIPNLGSLINLTYLNISNNNLSGDFYSNISSLYNLEEILLGNNSGTLASTNFSSFTNLKSLDFSGFGLTEIPSTLGGLSFLKNLNVSNNSITQFSNLSALGNLEELNISKNQLTEIPSEITALAFLKTLDASRNNLTQFSAINNLTTLEWLSLENNNLQNLPTEIASLQNLIHLNLANNKLSSNFGALSSLTKLEQLWLNHNEITAFPTEVLALPQLMSLSLQSNKLSGNLPANLPEICNISNNRFSATEIQNFLNQKPNNTDFVYSPQRYDEEKTEKAILAGAVSLNQLLSSSDGYDFTWYKNLDNKTSTTTENYNINSVKATDFGKYTCEAILIKENTLYVLDFATFREPITLEKTETLATNNPNEKILAIYPNPVKDFLHIKNQNYKIENISIYDLSGKIIYSGKSTVINLQNFPTSTYILYIKTEEGYQHFKIIKK; this is encoded by the coding sequence TTGAAGAAATTTTTACTTTTATTAGTATTCCTTATTTTTAATATTCATAGTGCTCAATACAGCGTTTCTACATCCGAGAGAAATGCCCTTATTTCTATTTACAATCAAACCAATGGAGATAACTGGAGTCAAAAATGGGACCTTACCAAAGATCCTTACTATTGGTACGGCGTAAAAATAGAAAACGGAGCAGTTACAGAATTAAGATTGAACGGAAACCTTCTTGAAGGCAACTTTCCAAATAGTGTTTTAAGTCTTACCAATCTAAAAAAATTAGATGTAAGTTCTAATAAACTCACTGGAAACATCCCTAATTTAGGTTCGTTGATTAATCTTACTTATCTTAATATTAGCAATAATAATTTAAGCGGAGATTTTTACAGTAACATTTCATCACTATACAATTTAGAAGAAATTCTACTAGGAAATAACTCTGGAACTCTTGCTTCTACCAATTTCTCATCGTTTACCAATCTTAAAAGTTTAGACTTTTCTGGATTTGGTTTAACAGAAATCCCTAGCACATTAGGAGGTCTTAGTTTTCTTAAAAATTTGAATGTAAGCAATAATTCCATTACACAATTCAGCAATCTTTCTGCATTGGGGAATTTAGAAGAACTGAATATTTCTAAAAATCAATTGACAGAAATTCCTTCGGAAATAACTGCTCTTGCTTTTTTAAAAACATTAGACGCAAGTAGAAATAATCTTACTCAGTTTTCGGCAATTAATAATTTAACCACTTTAGAATGGCTATCTCTAGAAAATAACAATCTGCAAAATCTTCCTACAGAAATTGCCTCTTTACAAAATTTAATTCACTTAAATCTTGCTAATAATAAGCTTTCTAGCAATTTTGGAGCATTAAGTTCTTTAACAAAACTAGAGCAACTTTGGCTAAATCATAATGAGATTACCGCTTTTCCTACAGAAGTTTTAGCACTTCCTCAGTTAATGAGTTTATCCTTGCAGAGCAATAAACTCAGTGGAAACCTTCCAGCTAATCTTCCAGAAATTTGCAACATTTCTAACAACAGATTTAGCGCAACAGAAATTCAGAATTTTCTCAATCAAAAACCAAATAACACAGATTTTGTGTATTCTCCTCAAAGATATGACGAAGAAAAAACCGAAAAAGCAATTTTAGCGGGCGCCGTTAGTTTGAACCAATTACTTTCTTCTTCAGACGGTTATGATTTTACTTGGTATAAAAATTTAGACAACAAAACTTCTACGACTACAGAAAATTACAATATAAATTCTGTGAAAGCTACGGATTTCGGGAAATACACTTGTGAAGCAATCTTGATTAAAGAAAATACGCTGTATGTTTTAGATTTTGCCACTTTCCGAGAACCGATTACCTTAGAAAAAACCGAAACTTTGGCGACCAACAATCCCAATGAAAAAATTCTTGCCATTTATCCAAATCCTGTAAAAGATTTCCTTCACATCAAAAATCAAAATTATAAGATTGAAAATATTTCGATTTATGACTTATCTGGAAAAATCATTTACTCAGGAAAATCTACGGTAATCAACCTACAAAACTTCCCAACTTCCACCTATATTTTATACATCAAAACCGAGGAAGGTTATCAACATTTTAAAATTATCAAAAAGTAA
- a CDS encoding YciI family protein, which produces MKNFLYLIITSVLVSSCIIYQKGQDGKPGTAGKNADEMVTAQEKNKKLADSLGSDERGMKTYMLVILKTGPKDAEITDKTQRSELFKGHFSNMEAMEKAGKLKLAGPFATKNNLQYRGIFLIDAKTEEEVKTLLQGDPTIKNGIFDVEILPWYGSAAIPMHLKYHKMISKE; this is translated from the coding sequence ATGAAAAATTTTCTTTATCTAATCATCACTTCAGTTTTAGTGAGTTCTTGTATCATTTACCAAAAAGGTCAAGATGGAAAACCAGGAACCGCAGGTAAAAATGCAGATGAAATGGTAACTGCTCAGGAAAAAAACAAAAAATTAGCAGATTCTCTCGGCTCAGATGAACGTGGCATGAAAACTTATATGCTCGTTATTCTGAAAACCGGCCCAAAAGATGCTGAAATTACAGATAAAACACAGCGCTCCGAACTTTTCAAAGGACATTTTTCTAACATGGAAGCCATGGAAAAAGCAGGAAAACTGAAATTAGCGGGGCCTTTTGCTACGAAAAACAACCTTCAATATCGTGGAATTTTCTTAATCGATGCTAAAACCGAAGAAGAGGTAAAAACTTTGCTTCAAGGAGATCCAACTATTAAAAACGGAATTTTCGATGTAGAAATTCTTCCTTGGTACGGTTCTGCAGCAATACCAATGCATCTGAAATATCACAAAATGATTTCTAAAGAGTAA
- a CDS encoding iron chaperone, which produces MKTPKTYEEYCLDFPEETQIILENLKNFIQNLLPESELCINYGIPTFKMKGKNVIHFGGFKNHIGLYPGSEAIEIFAEKLKKYKTSKGTVQFPLQEELPFDLIQEIVEFRKEKF; this is translated from the coding sequence ATGAAAACTCCCAAAACCTACGAAGAATATTGCTTAGATTTCCCTGAAGAAACTCAAATAATTTTAGAAAATCTAAAAAATTTCATTCAAAATCTTCTTCCAGAAAGTGAACTCTGTATCAATTACGGAATTCCAACTTTTAAAATGAAAGGTAAAAACGTGATTCATTTTGGTGGTTTCAAAAATCATATCGGTTTGTATCCTGGATCTGAGGCCATAGAAATCTTCGCCGAAAAATTAAAGAAATACAAAACGTCCAAAGGTACAGTTCAGTTTCCTTTGCAAGAAGAATTGCCTTTTGACTTGATTCAAGAAATTGTAGAATTTAGAAAAGAGAAATTTTAG
- the rmuC gene encoding DNA recombination protein RmuC gives MEIIYIILAFIFGAVLAYFILKSSSVSRKSYEELQQNFTQKEADFNKIIAEISAQNKAQIQKIAEQQELNERQNSEIKDLQNDKNQLIGLKSQLAAQNESLQQLLDSQKEEIVKIQEEAKLQFENLANKILEEKTLKFTEQNQQNLKNILNPLQEKITDFEKKVENTHKESIDYHAALRQQILGLKEMNLQMSKETLNLTKALKGDSKIQGNWGELVLERVLEKSGLEKGREYEIQKSFVTEEGNRVQPDVVINLPDGKKMIVDSKVSLTAYEKYINEDEEEQKSAFLKEHVNSLKRHVEQLGSKNYQHLYQMESPDFVLLFIPIEPAFAIALNEDTQLYNKAFERNIVIVTPSTLLATLRTIDSMWTNQKQQENAYEIARQAGALYDKFDGFVTDLVKIGKKMDEAKTEYEGAMNKLVDGKGNLITSVQKLKIMGAKAKKSLPDAILNRANSSLENLDEE, from the coding sequence ATGGAAATCATATACATTATTCTCGCATTTATTTTCGGTGCTGTTTTGGCATATTTTATTTTGAAATCTTCTTCGGTTTCTAGAAAAAGTTATGAAGAATTGCAACAAAATTTCACTCAAAAAGAAGCCGATTTTAACAAAATTATCGCGGAAATTTCTGCTCAAAATAAAGCTCAAATTCAGAAAATTGCAGAGCAACAAGAACTTAATGAAAGACAAAACTCCGAAATTAAAGACCTTCAAAACGATAAAAATCAATTAATCGGTTTGAAATCTCAATTGGCCGCTCAGAATGAAAGTCTTCAGCAACTTTTGGATTCCCAAAAAGAAGAAATCGTCAAAATTCAGGAAGAAGCAAAACTGCAATTTGAGAATTTAGCGAATAAAATTTTGGAAGAGAAAACCCTAAAATTCACGGAACAAAATCAACAAAACTTGAAGAATATTCTGAATCCTCTTCAAGAAAAAATTACAGATTTCGAGAAAAAGGTAGAAAATACGCACAAAGAAAGTATAGATTATCACGCAGCTCTTCGTCAACAAATTCTTGGACTTAAAGAAATGAATTTGCAAATGAGCAAAGAAACGCTAAATCTTACTAAAGCATTGAAAGGCGATAGCAAAATTCAAGGAAACTGGGGAGAACTAGTTTTAGAAAGAGTTTTAGAAAAATCTGGCTTAGAAAAAGGTAGAGAATATGAAATTCAGAAAAGTTTTGTAACAGAAGAAGGAAATAGAGTTCAACCAGATGTAGTGATTAATCTTCCTGATGGTAAAAAAATGATTGTAGATTCTAAAGTTTCACTCACAGCTTACGAAAAATACATTAATGAAGATGAAGAAGAACAAAAATCTGCATTTTTGAAAGAACACGTAAATTCTCTAAAAAGACATGTAGAACAACTTGGAAGTAAAAATTATCAGCATCTCTATCAAATGGAAAGTCCTGATTTTGTTTTACTTTTCATCCCAATAGAACCTGCATTTGCAATTGCTCTAAACGAAGACACTCAACTATACAATAAAGCTTTTGAAAGGAATATTGTCATTGTAACGCCTTCTACTTTATTGGCAACACTTCGCACCATCGATTCTATGTGGACGAATCAAAAACAACAAGAAAACGCCTATGAAATCGCAAGACAAGCTGGAGCTTTGTATGATAAATTCGATGGTTTTGTTACTGATTTAGTTAAAATCGGCAAAAAAATGGACGAAGCAAAAACCGAATACGAAGGAGCCATGAATAAATTAGTAGACGGAAAAGGGAATCTGATAACAAGCGTTCAGAAATTGAAAATAATGGGTGCAAAAGCTAAAAAATCTTTACCTGATGCTATTCTTAATAGAGCAAATTCTAGTTTAGAAAATTTAGACGAGGAATAG
- a CDS encoding TrmH family RNA methyltransferase produces MIIESLQNEKIKNLNRLITDNRFRKKSGVFVVEGKQENERALQFGFENVEFFICESIFGINHPEGKIHFVSSQVYEKLAYRGTSEGIIGIYKTKEFDLKNYQPKENASIIVVESVEKPGNLGAILRSCEAFGIDALIVTDSRVDFYNPNVLRSSVGCFFGMNVFSATNEETLSFLQENNFKIYTTFMDETAEDLYKKNFNEKSALFFGTEHSGLSDFWLHKGENILIPMSGTIDSLNLSNAVAISCYEILRQKLTK; encoded by the coding sequence ATGATTATCGAAAGCTTACAAAACGAAAAAATAAAAAATCTCAACAGATTAATTACAGACAATAGGTTTCGTAAGAAATCTGGAGTTTTTGTGGTAGAAGGGAAACAAGAAAACGAACGCGCATTGCAATTCGGGTTCGAAAATGTAGAATTTTTTATTTGCGAATCTATTTTTGGCATCAATCATCCCGAAGGTAAAATACATTTTGTTTCCAGTCAAGTTTATGAAAAACTAGCCTATAGAGGAACTTCTGAAGGAATTATTGGCATTTACAAAACCAAAGAATTTGATTTAAAAAATTATCAGCCAAAAGAAAACGCTTCCATTATTGTAGTAGAATCTGTAGAAAAACCAGGAAATCTAGGCGCAATTTTGAGAAGTTGTGAAGCTTTTGGAATAGATGCATTAATTGTCACCGATTCTAGAGTAGATTTTTACAACCCAAACGTTTTACGAAGCAGCGTAGGTTGCTTTTTTGGAATGAACGTATTCTCTGCAACCAATGAAGAAACTTTATCGTTTTTACAAGAGAACAATTTCAAAATCTACACCACGTTTATGGATGAAACCGCCGAAGATTTATACAAGAAAAACTTCAATGAAAAATCTGCATTATTTTTCGGAACGGAACATTCTGGATTAAGTGATTTTTGGCTTCATAAAGGTGAAAACATTCTTATCCCGATGTCTGGAACTATAGATTCGCTTAATCTAAGCAATGCAGTTGCCATTTCCTGCTACGAAATACTGAGACAAAAACTCACCAAATAA
- a CDS encoding 5-formyltetrahydrofolate cyclo-ligase yields the protein MLKKDLRKKYMDLRKTLSKDEVLSLSQKIFENFVLQFNVLENQKVHIFFPIEKLNEINTKIFINYFFKKNIQVFVPKMVGNKIISIKIKPDTVFLQNSWGILEPESNENESDSFDYVITPLLYCDASGNRIGYGKGFYDQFFAGINLAAKKIGVNYFSPTDSIDDVSLQDVKLDYLVTPTEVLSFCCTSISTK from the coding sequence ATGCTTAAAAAAGATTTACGTAAAAAATATATGGATTTGAGAAAGACCTTATCGAAAGATGAGGTCTTGTCTTTATCTCAAAAAATATTTGAAAATTTCGTTTTACAATTTAATGTACTTGAAAATCAGAAAGTTCATATTTTTTTTCCAATTGAAAAATTGAACGAAATCAATACTAAAATCTTCATTAATTATTTTTTTAAAAAAAATATTCAGGTTTTTGTTCCAAAAATGGTTGGGAATAAGATTATTTCTATTAAGATTAAACCAGATACTGTTTTTTTGCAAAATTCATGGGGAATTCTGGAGCCAGAATCTAATGAAAATGAATCTGATTCTTTTGATTATGTAATTACACCATTATTATATTGTGATGCATCTGGAAATAGAATTGGCTATGGAAAAGGCTTTTACGACCAATTTTTTGCAGGAATTAATCTTGCTGCAAAAAAAATCGGCGTGAATTATTTCTCGCCGACTGATTCTATTGATGATGTTTCTTTACAAGATGTAAAATTAGATTATTTGGTTACGCCTACAGAAGTGCTGTCTTTTTGTTGTACATCTATTTCTACAAAATAA
- a CDS encoding ferredoxin — MVIITLQRDKCIGCNYCAEFAPEFFRMSKKDGKSVLLKSADKKGFFTLKTPIPEAYEPCEKAAKACPVKIISVKEI; from the coding sequence ATGGTAATTATTACATTACAAAGAGATAAATGCATTGGTTGTAATTATTGCGCCGAATTTGCACCAGAATTTTTTAGAATGTCTAAGAAAGACGGAAAATCTGTTTTATTGAAATCTGCTGATAAGAAAGGTTTCTTTACGCTTAAAACACCGATTCCCGAGGCTTATGAACCATGTGAAAAAGCAGCAAAAGCTTGTCCAGTGAAAATTATATCTGTAAAGGAAATCTAA
- a CDS encoding peptidase U32 family protein — protein sequence MTKSGRIELMAPAGDFTSLQAALDNGADSIYFGVEQLNMRARASMNFTILDLPEISRRCKEKGVRTYLTLNTIIYDHDLSIIKTLLDKAKEADLTAVIAMDQAVIAYARQIGMEVHISTQINITNIETVKFYALFADTMVMSRELSITQIKKICSQIEKEQIKGPSGNLVEIEIFGHGALCMAVSGKCYLSLHSHNSSANRGACKQNCRKKYTVIDQESGFEIELDNEYMMSPKDLCTIGFLDQIVDAGVKVLKIEGRGRAPEYVATVTKCYREAIDSIADGTFSAEKVEGWMKQLETVYNRGFWTGYYLGQELGEWSPNSGSSATQKKIYIGKGRHFYPKSNIAEFLIEAYDLNIGDRVLIQGPTTGSQEIVIEHMMVDGKEGATKASKSDVVTFKTEFRVRPSDKLYKIVKVEEPGTQQNNVDEGAYSH from the coding sequence ATGACAAAAAGCGGAAGAATAGAATTAATGGCTCCAGCAGGAGATTTTACTTCTTTACAAGCAGCACTAGATAATGGTGCAGATTCAATATATTTCGGTGTAGAGCAGCTCAACATGAGAGCTAGAGCTTCTATGAACTTTACAATTTTAGATTTACCAGAAATTTCTAGAAGATGTAAAGAAAAAGGGGTGAGAACTTATCTTACTCTTAATACCATTATTTACGACCACGATTTATCCATCATCAAAACTTTACTTGACAAAGCAAAAGAAGCAGACCTTACTGCGGTCATTGCAATGGATCAGGCGGTAATTGCTTATGCAAGGCAAATAGGCATGGAAGTACATATTTCTACTCAGATTAATATCACCAATATAGAAACGGTTAAGTTTTATGCACTTTTTGCAGATACGATGGTGATGAGTAGAGAACTTTCTATTACTCAAATCAAAAAAATCTGTTCTCAAATTGAAAAAGAGCAAATCAAAGGACCTTCTGGAAATTTAGTAGAAATAGAAATTTTCGGTCATGGAGCACTTTGCATGGCAGTTTCGGGGAAATGTTATTTGAGCCTTCATTCTCATAATTCTTCAGCAAACAGAGGAGCTTGTAAACAAAATTGTAGAAAAAAATATACGGTTATTGACCAAGAATCTGGCTTTGAAATAGAACTAGATAATGAATACATGATGTCTCCTAAAGATCTTTGTACGATAGGATTTTTAGACCAAATTGTAGATGCAGGTGTAAAGGTTCTGAAAATTGAAGGAAGAGGAAGAGCGCCAGAATATGTAGCAACTGTGACTAAATGTTATAGAGAAGCTATTGATAGTATTGCAGATGGAACTTTTTCTGCAGAGAAAGTAGAAGGTTGGATGAAGCAGTTGGAAACGGTTTACAACAGGGGTTTCTGGACTGGTTATTATCTTGGCCAAGAATTAGGAGAATGGTCACCAAATTCTGGAAGTAGTGCTACGCAAAAGAAAATTTACATTGGTAAAGGAAGACATTTCTATCCAAAATCAAATATTGCAGAATTTTTAATTGAAGCCTATGATTTAAATATAGGAGATAGAGTTCTGATTCAAGGTCCTACTACTGGTTCTCAAGAAATTGTAATTGAACATATGATGGTAGATGGTAAAGAAGGGGCTACTAAAGCTTCGAAATCTGATGTGGTTACCTTTAAAACAGAATTTAGAGTTCGTCCTTCTGATAAATTATACAAAATTGTAAAAGTAGAAGAGCCTGGTACACAACAGAATAATGTAGATGAAGGAGCTTACTCACACTAA
- a CDS encoding trypsin-like peptidase domain-containing protein codes for MKNSLKQLLPFAVVGILSGATTFGAIEYFKTNENNSDFSYFHTANDNVKFAGINSANVGDDFVKAAKTTVPAVVTIKNYQSRSSSSNRMSEQDLFEQFFGNPFGNQRQNQKQQQPPKDVPSGLGSGVIISPDGYIISNNHVVAGANKLEVILSNKKSYVANLIGTDPSTDIALLKIEEKGLPYLNFANSDLVEVGQWVLAVGNPLGLNSTVTAGIVSAKGRSIDLLSQQSRTPIESFIQTDAAINPGNSGGALVNVNGDLIGINSAISSNTGYYQGYGFAVPSNLAKKIVEDIKKFGLVQRGFLGVVSLDLSDDRQVAAYNQSQKANIKASSGIMITEITENSGAEDAGLRKGDIIKKIDNSTIETFADLSAAIGSKRPGDKVMVTYIRNGKSYTETVTLKDQKGGTSFRSKADLSVTEKIGGEFEVLSDRFKTDYGLNSGVIARNIVEGGELERIGVYDNYIIIEVNGKPVNSQKDVEKILDGYKGTVQIKYVDEYGRMYTRGFKMP; via the coding sequence ATGAAGAACAGTTTAAAACAATTATTACCTTTTGCTGTTGTAGGTATATTATCTGGTGCCACAACTTTTGGTGCAATAGAGTATTTCAAAACGAATGAAAATAACAGCGATTTTTCTTATTTCCATACTGCAAATGATAATGTAAAATTCGCAGGAATAAATTCCGCAAACGTGGGCGATGACTTTGTAAAAGCTGCAAAAACTACAGTTCCTGCAGTGGTCACCATTAAAAATTATCAATCCAGAAGTTCAAGTTCAAACAGAATGTCAGAACAAGACTTATTTGAACAATTTTTCGGAAATCCTTTTGGAAATCAAAGACAAAACCAAAAACAACAGCAGCCTCCTAAAGATGTCCCTTCTGGATTAGGAAGTGGTGTGATTATTTCACCAGACGGTTACATTATTTCTAATAACCACGTAGTTGCTGGTGCAAATAAATTAGAAGTTATTCTAAGCAACAAAAAAAGTTACGTAGCCAATCTTATTGGAACAGACCCAAGTACAGACATCGCTCTTCTAAAAATTGAAGAAAAAGGTTTGCCTTATCTTAATTTTGCCAATTCAGATTTAGTAGAAGTAGGACAATGGGTTTTAGCAGTAGGAAATCCACTGGGTTTAAATTCTACCGTTACCGCAGGAATTGTTTCAGCTAAAGGAAGAAGCATAGATTTATTAAGCCAACAGTCTAGAACTCCTATTGAAAGTTTCATTCAAACTGATGCAGCGATTAATCCAGGAAATTCTGGTGGTGCTTTGGTCAATGTAAACGGAGACTTAATCGGCATCAACTCTGCCATTTCTTCTAATACAGGCTACTATCAAGGTTATGGCTTTGCAGTTCCATCTAACCTGGCAAAAAAAATAGTAGAGGACATTAAAAAATTTGGTTTGGTACAAAGAGGATTCTTAGGAGTTGTAAGTTTAGACCTCTCTGATGATAGACAAGTTGCCGCTTATAATCAAAGTCAAAAAGCCAACATCAAAGCAAGTAGCGGAATTATGATTACTGAAATCACCGAAAATAGCGGTGCTGAAGATGCTGGATTAAGAAAAGGAGATATTATCAAAAAAATAGATAATTCTACCATAGAAACTTTCGCGGATTTATCGGCAGCAATTGGTAGCAAAAGACCTGGAGATAAAGTTATGGTAACTTATATTAGAAATGGTAAATCTTATACTGAAACCGTAACGCTTAAAGACCAAAAAGGAGGAACTTCATTCCGAAGCAAGGCTGATTTATCTGTTACTGAAAAAATAGGAGGTGAATTCGAGGTTTTAAGCGACCGTTTTAAAACTGATTATGGTTTAAATAGCGGTGTAATTGCAAGAAATATAGTAGAAGGTGGGGAGTTAGAAAGAATAGGCGTTTATGACAATTACATCATTATAGAAGTCAACGGAAAACCTGTAAATTCACAAAAAGATGTAGAAAAAATCTTAGATGGATATAAAGGAACCGTACAAATAAAATACGTAGACGAATACGGTAGAATGTACACCAGAGGTTTTAAAATGCCTTAA
- a CDS encoding RidA family protein — translation MKKIVSTNNAPAAIGPYSQANLVNGVLYISGQIPIDPSTGNLLDGIEIETHQVMKNLKAILEEAGMGFGNVVKSTIFLKSMDDFAVMNEIYASYFEGGNYPARETVEVSCLPKNVSVEISMIAHQF, via the coding sequence ATGAAGAAGATAGTTTCTACTAACAATGCACCCGCTGCAATTGGTCCGTATTCACAAGCTAACCTTGTTAATGGCGTTCTCTATATTTCTGGTCAAATTCCTATTGATCCGTCTACTGGGAATTTATTGGATGGAATAGAAATAGAAACACACCAAGTGATGAAAAATCTAAAAGCCATTTTAGAAGAAGCAGGAATGGGATTCGGGAATGTAGTAAAATCTACTATTTTCTTAAAAAGTATGGATGATTTCGCGGTGATGAACGAAATCTATGCATCTTATTTCGAAGGAGGAAATTATCCGGCAAGAGAAACAGTAGAGGTTTCTTGTTTGCCAAAAAATGTGAGTGTAGAAATTTCTATGATTGCACATCAGTTCTAA